One Planctomycetaceae bacterium genomic window, GCCCGATGGCCATCCGCATCACGCGCGTGATGAAAGAACACCCCGAGTGCTTCAATTCGAACATGGCCGAGCAGATCCGCAATCATGGAACCCCGCTGGATTTTCCGGGGCTGATGATGACCGAGACGACCGATCATTCCAAGGCCATCAACGCCGTCAAGGGCTCGTGCATCGTGATCGCCGGGTCGGGTATGTGTACCGGCGGGCGCATCAAGCACCACCTGGCGCATAACATCTCCAACCCGCGCAGCACGATTCTGTTCGTGGGCTACCAGGCTGTTGACACCCTGGGACGCATCCTGCTCGACGGCGCGGGCCAGGTGCGCATCCTCGGCCAGGAGTACCAGGTCAAGGCCTCTATCGCCCGGATCAACGGCTTTTCCGCCCATGCCGACCGCGACGAGCTGATGTGCTGGCTGGCGGGTCTGGCCCGGCCGCCGCGGCAAGTGTTCGTCATTCACGGCGAAGCCCAGACGGCGGTGAAGTTCGCCCAGTACCTCACCGAAAAGACCGGTTGGTCGGCGATCGCCCCGAACTACCAGGACCGCGTGGTGCTGAGCTGATATGGAGTGCGGTAGCCTTAGCTGCCGCTTTGCCAGTTTTTGGCATGAGCAGGACCATCTGCTGAGTTGAAGTGCTGGCAGGACCTCAACGTAGACCTCCTGCGAGGATTCAGCTGACCTAGAGTGAGCGGGAACGCTGAGCCTGATCGCGGAGGCTTTCCAGCGGCTTGAAAACTGCCAAAGCGGCAGCTAAGGCTGCCGCACTCCACACAATTTGATTTTGACGCCGTCGTATCATAGGATATCCCCGTAGCCCCGCGCGGGGCTGGTCACCTTTTCGCACTCAGATGAGGACAACGACTATGGCGCAGTATTCCGTCAGCCCCAGCGGCGAAAAATACAAGATCCCCGAGCAGGACGATTATGTCGCCGAAATGAAGCGGTTGACCGGCCTGGCTGCCGCAGCCCGAAAGAACGGCCAGGAGGTCGTTGTCGTCATGGGCGTCGGGTTCGTGGGTGCCGTTATGGCGGCCGTGGTCGCCGACACCGTCGACAAGAAGACCAAAAAGCCCAGCAAGTTCGTTATCGGCTGTCAGAGACCCAGCGCGAGGAGCTACTGGAAGATCCCCATGCTCAACGAGGGCGTTTCGCCGGTCAAGGCCGAGGACCCGGAAGTCGACCCGATGATCGCGCGGTGCGTGCTGGAGAAGAAGACGCTGACGGCCACCTTCAACCCCGACTGCCTGACGCTGGCCGACTGCGTCGTCGTCGACGTGCAGTGCGACTATTCCAAGCGCGACCTGGGCAAGATGAAGACCGGCGAGACGGACATGGCCGCCCTCGAGGCCACCATGCGCACCATCGGCGAGAAGATCCCGCCGCAGTGCCTGGTGCTGATCGAGACGACGGTGGCCCCGGGCACGACGGAGTTCGTGGCCTGGCCGATCCTGAAGAAGGCCTTCGCCACGCGGGGCATCGAGGAGACGCCGCTGCTGTCGCACAGCTTCGAGCGCGTCATGCCGGGCAAGGAATATGTCGCCAGCATTCGCGACTTCTGGCGCGTCTGCAGCGGTTGTGAGCCCCAGGCCCGCGCTCGCGTCGAGAAGTTCCTGCGCGAGGTGCTCAACTGCGAGAAGTTCCCGCTGACGGTGATGGACCGCCCCATCGAGTCCGAGACCACCAAGATCGTCGAGAACTCCTACCGCGCGACGACGCTGGCGTTCCTGCACGAGTGGAGCCTGTTCTCCGAGCGCAACGGCGTCGACCTGATCAAGGTCATCAACGCCATCAAGATGCGCCCCACGCACAGCAACATGATCTTTCCTGGACCGGGCATCGGCGGGTACTGCCTGCCCAAGGACGGCGG contains:
- a CDS encoding UDP binding domain-containing protein produces the protein MAQYSVSPSGEKYKIPEQDDYVAEMKRLTGLAAAARKNGQEVVVVMGVGFVGAVMAAVVADTVDKKTKKPSKFVIGCQRPSARSYWKIPMLNEGVSPVKAEDPEVDPMIARCVLEKKTLTATFNPDCLTLADCVVVDVQCDYSKRDLGKMKTGETDMAALEATMRTIGEKIPPQCLVLIETTVAPGTTEFVAWPILKKAFATRGIEETPLLSHSFERVMPGKEYVASIRDFWRVCSGCEPQARARVEKFLREVLNCEKFPLTVMDRPIESETTKIVENSYRATTLAFLHEWSLFSERNGVDLIKVINAIKMRPTHSNMIFPGPGIGGYCLPKDGGLGYWAYKHILGFEDGDDIFKISPTAIDINDTRGLHVATLVRDALRNMGRYIAGADVLICGASYRQDVGDTRYSGSEMVVRRLTEMGAEMRVHDPYVEHWYELESQDTYPAPGHSWARFFRNQEHLKDLRIEQDLAKALSGAEAVILAVPHAPYLKLTADEVVKMAGAPLAVIDCFGILSDDQIRRYFELGCEVKALGRGHIQRIKEEMRRPKKPGKGKAAGDEPYASA